In the Oryza glaberrima chromosome 6, OglaRS2, whole genome shotgun sequence genome, one interval contains:
- the LOC127776885 gene encoding disease resistance protein RPM1-like, which translates to MGGLGKTALSRKIFESKEDIGKNFPCNAWITVSQSFNRIELLKDMIRQFLGSNSLDQVLQELQGKMVVQIPHLSDYLRKKLKEKRYFVVLDDLWSLDAWNWINDIAFPKNNNKGSRIVVTTRDVGLAEKCTTTSLVYHLEHLQMNDAITLLLRKTNRTHEDMGTNKNMQKIVEQIVNKCGRLPLAILTIGAVLATKQVLEWEKFYKQLPSELESNPSLQALRRMVTLGYNHLPSHLKSCFLYLSIFPEDFEIKRSRLVDRWIAEGFVRAKVGMTTKDVGDSYFNELINRKRRTLYSYQCMMAPI; encoded by the exons ATGGGTGGTTTAGGCAAGACAGCTCTTTCCAGGAAGATCTTTGAAAGCAAAGAGGACATCGGAAAGAACTTTCCATGTAATGCATGGATCACTGTGTCACAATCATTTAACAGGATTGAGCTACTCAAAGATATGATACGGCAATTTCTAGGTTCCAATTCATTGGATCAAGTCTTGCAAGAATTGCAGGGGAAAATGGTGGTGCAAATACCTCATCTTTCTGACTACTTGAGAAAAAAGCTCAAGGAAAAGAGGTATTTTGTTGTTCTTGATGATCTATGGTCTTTAGATGCATGGAACTGGATTAATGATATTGCATTTCCTAAGAATAACAATAAGGGCAGTCGGATTGTAGTAACCACACGAGATGTTGGTCTAGCCGAGAAGTGTACCACAACTTCCCTAGTCTACCATCTTGAACACTTGCAGATGAATGATGCCATAACTTTGCTACTGAGAAAAACAAATAGAACACATGAGGACATGGGAACAAACAAAAATATGCAAAAAATAGTTGAACAAATTGTAAATAAGTGTGGCCGTCTACCATTAGCGATACTTACAATAGGAGCTGTGTtggcaactaaacaagttttagAATGGGAGAAATTTTATAAACAGCTTCCTTCAGAACTTGAAAGCAACCCAAGCCTTCAAGCTTTGAGGAGAATGGTGACCCTTGGCTACAACCACCTGCCATCTCATCTGAAATCATGCTTTTTGTACCTAAGTATCTTCCCTGAGGATTTTGAGATCAAAAGGAGTCGCTTGGTAGACAGATGGATTGCAGAGGGGTTTGTTAGAGCCAAGGTTGGGATGACGACCAAGGATGTTGGGGATAGTTACTTTAATGAGCTAATCAACCGAA AGAGGAGAACTTTG